One Paenibacillus riograndensis SBR5 DNA segment encodes these proteins:
- a CDS encoding CopG family ribbon-helix-helix protein gives MANLQNTKRIMISLPDHLLQEVDGIVQLENSNRSELIRQAMKLYLSERRKRTIRDSMQRGYMEMAKINLTMACEAFLAEEDADSTLGRLVSGV, from the coding sequence GTGGCCAATTTGCAGAACACCAAAAGAATCATGATCAGCTTGCCCGATCATCTCTTGCAGGAAGTGGATGGGATCGTCCAATTGGAGAACTCCAACCGGAGTGAATTGATCAGGCAGGCCATGAAGCTGTATCTGAGCGAACGGAGGAAACGGACCATCCGCGATTCGATGCAGCGTGGCTATATGGAAATGGCTAAAATCAATTTGACCATGGCATGCGAGGCGTTTCTCGCGGAGGAAGATGCAGACAGTACTCTTGGCCGCTTAGTAAGCGGGGTGTAG
- a CDS encoding type II toxin-antitoxin system PemK/MazF family toxin, producing the protein MIVKRGDVFFADLSPVVGSEQGGVRPVLVIQNDIGNRFSPTVIVAAITAQIQKAKLPTHVEIDAAAHGFDRDSVILLEQVRTIDKQRLTDKITHLDDETMKLVDDSLQISLGLIDF; encoded by the coding sequence TTGATCGTTAAACGCGGCGACGTTTTTTTTGCCGACCTTTCGCCGGTGGTGGGTTCAGAACAAGGCGGAGTACGGCCGGTACTGGTCATTCAGAACGACATTGGCAATCGCTTCAGCCCGACAGTCATTGTGGCAGCCATCACTGCCCAGATTCAGAAGGCTAAACTGCCGACGCATGTAGAAATTGATGCGGCTGCTCACGGCTTTGACAGGGACTCTGTCATACTGCTGGAGCAGGTTCGGACAATTGACAAACAACGCTTAACTGATAAGATCACCCATCTGGACGATGAAACAATGAAGCTGGTGGATGATTCGCTGCAAATCAGCCTGGGACTGATTGATTTCTGA